From a region of the Pseudomonadaceae bacterium SI-3 genome:
- a CDS encoding catalase: MYRNLLGYSPSRLMFGVLAASVLSLSAHAAPLTRDNGAPVGNNQNSQTAGPNGSTLLQDVQLLQKLQRFGRERVPERVVHARGTGAHGEFTASDDISDLSLAKVFEKGSTTPVFVRFSAVVHGVHSPETLRDPRGFATKFYTADGNWDLVGNNFPTFFIRDAIMFPDMVHAFKPDPRTNLDDDTRRFDFLSHHPESTRTLTLLYSNQGTPASYRMMDGNGVHAYKLINDQGDVHYVKFHWKSLQGLKNLDPKETQEMQGKDYSHLTSDLIAAIDRGDYPKWDLYIQVLKPEDLARFDFDPLDATKIWPDVPERKIGQMVLNKNPDNVFQETEQVAMAPANLVPGIEPSEDRLLQGRLFSYADTQMYRVGANGMSLPINRPQVPVNNGNQDGQLNSGHTTTSVNYQPSRRENREETPRAVYSKTALTGTTQQAPIYREQNFKQTGELYRSFSKKEQTDLINTLGGELAKADQEARYLLLSYFYRADAEYGEGLTRVAQSDLERVKALAANLN; the protein is encoded by the coding sequence ATGTACCGAAACCTGCTTGGCTATTCGCCTTCGCGATTGATGTTCGGTGTGCTTGCCGCAAGCGTACTTTCGCTTTCTGCCCATGCGGCTCCTCTTACCCGCGACAATGGTGCGCCTGTAGGCAACAACCAGAACTCGCAAACTGCCGGCCCCAACGGCTCGACCCTGCTGCAGGATGTGCAGCTGCTGCAGAAGCTGCAGCGCTTCGGCCGGGAGCGTGTACCTGAGCGAGTGGTGCATGCGCGCGGTACGGGCGCCCATGGCGAATTCACCGCTAGCGACGATATTTCCGATTTGTCCCTGGCCAAAGTCTTTGAAAAGGGCAGCACGACGCCGGTATTCGTGCGCTTTTCCGCCGTCGTGCATGGCGTGCATTCGCCGGAAACCCTACGTGATCCCCGCGGCTTCGCCACCAAGTTCTACACGGCAGACGGAAATTGGGACCTCGTCGGTAACAACTTCCCGACCTTTTTCATCCGCGACGCGATCATGTTTCCGGACATGGTCCACGCGTTCAAGCCGGATCCTCGCACCAATCTGGATGACGACACGCGTCGCTTCGACTTCCTCTCTCACCATCCGGAGTCCACTCGCACCCTGACCCTGCTGTATTCGAACCAGGGCACGCCGGCCAGCTACCGGATGATGGACGGCAACGGTGTTCACGCCTACAAGCTGATCAATGATCAGGGCGACGTGCACTACGTGAAGTTTCACTGGAAAAGCCTGCAGGGTCTGAAGAACCTGGATCCGAAGGAAACCCAGGAGATGCAGGGCAAGGACTACAGCCACCTGACCTCGGACCTGATCGCCGCTATCGACCGAGGCGACTATCCGAAGTGGGACCTCTACATCCAAGTACTCAAGCCTGAGGATCTGGCTAGGTTCGACTTCGATCCGCTGGACGCCACCAAGATCTGGCCCGACGTGCCGGAGCGCAAGATCGGTCAGATGGTGCTGAACAAGAACCCGGACAACGTCTTCCAAGAGACTGAGCAGGTCGCCATGGCCCCGGCCAACCTGGTGCCTGGCATCGAGCCGTCCGAGGATCGTCTGCTGCAAGGTCGTCTCTTTTCCTATGCCGATACCCAGATGTACCGCGTCGGCGCCAACGGCATGAGCCTGCCGATCAACCGTCCTCAGGTCCCCGTCAACAACGGCAACCAGGATGGGCAGCTGAATAGCGGGCATACCACCACCAGCGTCAACTATCAGCCGAGCCGCCGCGAAAACCGTGAAGAAACGCCGCGGGCGGTCTACAGCAAGACCGCACTGACCGGCACCACCCAACAGGCGCCTATCTACCGCGAGCAGAACTTCAAGCAGACCGGCGAGCTGTACCGCTCATTCAGCAAGAAGGAGCAGACGGATTTGATCAACACATTGGGTGGCGAATTGGCTAAGGCTGATCAGGAAGCGCGCTACCTCCTGCTGTCGTACTTCTACAGGGCGGATGCCGAGTACGGTGAAGGCCTGACCAGGGTCGCCCAGTCCGACCTCGAGCGGGTCAAGGCGCTGGCCGCCAACCTGAACTGA
- a CDS encoding dioxygenase, whose protein sequence is MSPSRSTAAQLQAMHEQGFVLLRQVLQPPQVEAVRTAIDRLEPIHWDYQGLVDDHYKCVFNRDPFWLPLLDPPGVIELAEACLGTDCHVIGQTAWRSHPGFVGGELHADYLALELPEHWLQDPAFELPMQVCTAHIYLDQIDADLCPTLVIPGSHRSGRKPHTGEIHWQGREPQPVLCEAGDVLLFRSDLWHAGSRNRTADRSRYLLQVHYGRRMVAQKFSPYLQWRFNPDVIAAATPRQRRLLGEHEPSEYD, encoded by the coding sequence ATGTCACCCAGCCGCAGCACCGCCGCGCAGTTACAGGCCATGCACGAGCAGGGCTTCGTTCTGCTGCGCCAGGTGTTGCAGCCGCCGCAGGTTGAGGCTGTGCGAACGGCCATCGATCGCCTCGAACCCATCCACTGGGACTACCAGGGTCTGGTCGACGATCACTACAAATGCGTCTTTAACCGTGATCCGTTCTGGCTTCCCCTGCTTGATCCTCCTGGTGTGATCGAGTTGGCTGAAGCCTGTCTCGGCACGGATTGCCACGTCATCGGCCAGACTGCCTGGCGCAGCCATCCGGGCTTCGTTGGCGGTGAACTGCATGCCGATTACCTCGCATTGGAGCTACCCGAGCACTGGTTACAGGATCCAGCCTTCGAGCTGCCGATGCAGGTCTGCACGGCGCATATCTATCTCGACCAGATCGATGCAGACCTCTGCCCTACCCTGGTGATACCCGGTAGTCATCGGTCCGGTCGCAAACCACACACGGGTGAAATCCACTGGCAGGGTCGCGAGCCACAGCCTGTGCTCTGCGAAGCCGGTGACGTGCTGCTGTTTCGCAGCGACCTCTGGCACGCCGGCAGCCGCAATCGCACGGCCGACCGCAGCCGCTACCTGCTGCAGGTGCATTACGGCCGCCGCATGGTGGCGCAGAAGTTCTCGCCTTACCTGCAATGGCGGTTCAACCCGGATGTGATCGCCGCTGCCACGCCAAGGCAGCGGCGTCTGCTCGGCGAGCATGAGCCGTCGGAATACGATTGA
- a CDS encoding exonuclease SbcCD subunit D, translating into MRLIHTSDWHLGQTLHGQDRDYEHAQFLAWLLDQLTVHQPDALLIAGDIFDTVNPPLKAQERLYDFIVRAHEKLPQLDIVMIAGNHDSGGRIELPGPLMRRLNAHAIGRISWLADHQLDHGRLLVPLHDAKGEVAGWCLALPFLRPAEVTGGEAGEDYMAGIRHVHQHLIAAAEAQRQPGQALIAMSHAHMAGGAVSEDSERNIVIGNAEALPASLFPEPIAYVALGHLHKPQKVAAQERIRYSGSPLPLSFGEINYPHQVLLVSFEGDQLASVEALPVPRAVEMIRIGRAPLADVISQLEALPPVGLFAENLPWLEVRVQLDEPLPDLRQRIETAITGKACRLVRIASEYAGKRGEADSEVLLGLDQITPQELFARAWEEQFGNPPDEQALDDFASLLQGVEFEGEGDAR; encoded by the coding sequence ATGCGCCTGATCCATACCTCCGACTGGCACCTCGGCCAGACCCTCCACGGCCAGGACCGCGACTACGAACACGCGCAGTTCCTCGCCTGGCTGCTCGACCAGCTAACCGTCCACCAGCCGGACGCCCTGCTCATCGCTGGCGACATCTTCGACACGGTCAACCCGCCGCTCAAGGCCCAGGAACGCCTCTACGACTTCATCGTCCGCGCCCACGAAAAGCTACCGCAGCTGGACATCGTCATGATCGCCGGCAACCACGATTCCGGCGGGCGCATCGAACTGCCTGGGCCGCTGATGAGGCGCCTCAACGCCCACGCCATCGGCCGGATCAGCTGGCTGGCGGACCATCAGCTCGATCATGGTCGGCTGTTGGTCCCGCTGCACGATGCCAAAGGCGAAGTGGCGGGCTGGTGCCTCGCCCTGCCCTTTCTGCGCCCGGCGGAAGTCACTGGTGGTGAGGCGGGCGAAGACTACATGGCCGGCATCCGTCATGTGCATCAGCACCTGATTGCCGCGGCCGAGGCGCAGCGCCAGCCCGGCCAGGCGCTAATCGCCATGAGCCATGCTCACATGGCCGGCGGCGCGGTGTCGGAGGATTCGGAGCGCAACATCGTCATCGGCAATGCCGAGGCGCTGCCCGCCAGCTTGTTCCCCGAGCCTATCGCCTACGTTGCCCTCGGCCACCTGCACAAACCGCAGAAGGTCGCCGCGCAGGAGCGCATCCGCTACAGCGGCTCGCCCTTGCCGCTTTCGTTCGGCGAGATCAACTACCCGCATCAGGTGTTGCTGGTCAGTTTCGAGGGCGACCAGCTCGCCAGCGTCGAGGCGCTACCCGTGCCCCGCGCCGTGGAGATGATCCGCATCGGCCGTGCGCCCTTGGCCGACGTCATCAGCCAGCTCGAAGCGCTGCCGCCGGTAGGCCTGTTCGCCGAGAACCTGCCCTGGCTGGAAGTGCGCGTGCAGCTCGACGAGCCGCTTCCGGACCTGCGCCAGCGCATCGAAACGGCGATCACCGGAAAGGCCTGCCGGCTGGTGCGAATCGCCAGTGAATACGCAGGGAAACGCGGTGAGGCCGACTCGGAGGTGCTGCTTGGCCTCGACCAGATCACTCCGCAGGAACTCTTCGCGCGCGCCTGGGAAGAACAGTTCGGCAACCCGCCGGATGAGCAGGCACTGGACGACTTCGCCAGCCTTTTGCAAGGCGTTGAGTTCGAAGGTGAAGGAGACGCCCGATGA
- a CDS encoding exonuclease SbcC produces the protein MKILAIRLKNLASLAGEQVIDFTAEPLASAGLFAITGPTGAGKSTILDALCLALFGSTPRLDGASLLSKVPDGSDEIGSGDERNLLRRGCGSGYAEVDFVGVDGHRYRARWEVKRAREKIDGRLQASNQSLLDLDRDQLLASGKKREFRELLEAKLGLTLPQFTRAVLLAQSEFSAFLKADDNDRGTLLEKLTDTGLYSRLGQAAFEAAKRAREALTALQQQAGGVQPLGAEARQAVEAQHQTQLAELKALQQQLETLKQQSQRLQDLARLQGDHETARQQLSDAESEHENLADARRILGLFELLAPQRHRFIREQALAPLLAKVEENLARHGREHSAVQQRLDELEHLCKTSTDALKAAEQALKSAEPQLVQARREEERLSHLTNDLGDARRQTEHAEAASKAGEQTLAQLRQQQEKASTQLAALTEGLARSTELQPLCAAWNGYRPRLQQAVQIAARLQQGRLELPALETAAKTAEAAQVQARKALDELQTGMGGATGLADQLAQLNTGLDVWRDAQREGETLLGIWSRHQQLTDQQRTLRHEQSRQQHELNALTQAGKLARSERDDAEKALKVVQALLERQRIARSANVEALRAALAPGEPCSVCGSLEHPWHDGKALLAALDQGDEREAEQAQLQLKSNDEKLQALRDQHIALTTGMKQNGQRHAEIADELAKLEPQLTALPLYAELLQEPETERHSWLDTKLATLKTEITTANVRQRELLALQQRSETLQHAWQSARDACGQASQALTGQRDAIARDEERLDEELAEFASLLPAALLSRWREAPAETFMQLDGQVEARRQQIDQQSEVAEEQQQRQSALEREQLQQQNRLDQQKACAARLSDLEARELACRQSLRDSLGEQASAAAWQQQLENTIQTARQHQADIDRQLNEARVELTRLASEQQNCAERRDELLAERKTLDEELAAWRAAHPDLDDATLTQLLQLDDSLLAEARERLRANTELLARSRERLDGCTQRLAAHQAGQPVAPDGETLKRQYAEQEINCNAAEQRSAETRAALLDDDRRRNQSQALLQQIAEATSESQRWGRIAALIGSSDGGAFRKIAQAYNLDLLVQHANVQLRQLARRYRLKRGGSPLGLLVMDTEMGDELRSVHSLSGGETFLVSLALALGLASMASSKLKIESLFIDEGFGSLDPESLQIAMDALDSLQAQGRKVAVISHVAEMHERIPVQIQVQRQGNGQSGLRIVSGAGV, from the coding sequence ATGAAGATCCTCGCCATTCGCCTGAAGAACCTCGCCTCGCTGGCCGGCGAGCAGGTCATCGACTTCACCGCAGAACCCCTGGCCAGCGCCGGCCTGTTCGCCATTACCGGGCCAACAGGGGCCGGCAAGAGCACGATTCTCGATGCGCTGTGTCTGGCGCTGTTCGGTAGCACACCACGGCTCGACGGCGCCTCGCTGCTGAGCAAGGTGCCCGACGGTAGCGACGAGATCGGCAGCGGCGACGAGCGCAACCTGCTGCGCCGGGGCTGTGGCAGCGGCTACGCGGAAGTGGATTTTGTCGGCGTGGATGGCCACCGCTACCGCGCCCGCTGGGAGGTCAAGCGCGCTCGCGAGAAGATCGACGGGCGTTTGCAGGCCAGCAACCAGAGCCTGCTCGACCTGGATCGCGACCAGTTGCTGGCCAGCGGCAAGAAGCGCGAATTTAGGGAACTGCTCGAAGCCAAGCTCGGCCTGACCCTGCCCCAGTTCACCCGCGCCGTGTTGCTGGCGCAGAGCGAGTTTTCCGCCTTTCTTAAAGCCGACGACAACGACCGCGGCACCCTGCTGGAAAAGCTCACCGACACCGGCCTCTACAGCCGCCTCGGCCAGGCGGCCTTCGAAGCCGCCAAACGCGCCCGCGAAGCGCTCACCGCGCTGCAACAGCAGGCCGGCGGCGTGCAACCTCTAGGCGCCGAAGCGCGCCAGGCGGTGGAAGCCCAGCACCAGACGCAACTGGCCGAACTCAAGGCGCTGCAACAACAGCTCGAAACGCTGAAACAGCAAAGTCAAAGGCTGCAGGACCTGGCCCGCTTACAAGGCGATCACGAAACCGCCCGGCAGCAGCTGAGCGATGCTGAATCCGAGCATGAGAACCTGGCCGACGCCCGACGCATCCTCGGGCTGTTCGAGCTCCTGGCGCCGCAACGGCATCGCTTCATCCGTGAGCAGGCGCTGGCGCCGCTGCTGGCGAAGGTTGAGGAAAACCTGGCTCGCCATGGTCGCGAGCACAGCGCAGTCCAGCAGCGGCTCGACGAGCTGGAGCATCTCTGCAAGACGTCGACCGATGCGTTGAAAGCAGCGGAGCAGGCGCTCAAATCTGCCGAACCCCAACTGGTTCAGGCGCGCCGCGAAGAAGAGCGCCTTAGCCATCTGACCAATGACCTGGGTGACGCGCGGCGGCAAACCGAACACGCCGAAGCCGCAAGCAAGGCCGGCGAACAGACCCTCGCTCAGCTGCGACAGCAACAGGAAAAAGCCTCTACCCAACTGGCGGCCTTGACCGAAGGGCTCGCCCGCAGCACCGAATTGCAGCCATTGTGCGCCGCCTGGAATGGCTACCGTCCTCGCCTGCAGCAGGCCGTGCAAATCGCGGCGCGCCTGCAACAGGGCCGCCTGGAACTCCCCGCTCTGGAAACTGCTGCCAAGACCGCCGAGGCCGCACAGGTGCAGGCACGCAAGGCGCTCGACGAACTGCAAACTGGGATGGGCGGCGCAACGGGCCTGGCCGACCAGCTCGCGCAACTGAACACAGGGCTCGACGTTTGGCGCGACGCCCAGCGCGAAGGCGAAACCCTGCTCGGGATCTGGTCCCGTCATCAGCAACTAACAGATCAGCAGCGGACGTTGCGCCATGAACAGAGCCGTCAGCAGCACGAACTCAACGCCCTGACGCAGGCCGGCAAACTCGCTCGAAGCGAGCGCGATGACGCGGAAAAGGCGCTCAAGGTGGTACAGGCCCTGCTGGAGCGCCAGCGCATAGCTCGCAGCGCCAATGTCGAAGCCTTGCGCGCGGCGCTGGCCCCTGGCGAGCCGTGCAGCGTCTGCGGCAGCCTCGAGCATCCCTGGCATGACGGCAAGGCGCTGCTCGCTGCCCTCGACCAGGGCGACGAGCGCGAAGCCGAGCAGGCCCAGCTGCAGCTCAAAAGTAACGACGAAAAACTCCAGGCGCTGCGCGACCAGCACATCGCCCTGACCACCGGCATGAAACAGAACGGGCAACGGCACGCGGAAATCGCCGATGAGCTGGCAAAGCTGGAGCCGCAACTGACCGCACTGCCCCTTTATGCCGAGCTGCTGCAAGAGCCGGAAACAGAACGCCACTCCTGGCTGGATACGAAACTCGCCACGCTCAAAACCGAGATCACCACGGCCAACGTCCGCCAGCGCGAACTGCTGGCGCTGCAGCAGCGCAGCGAAACCCTGCAGCACGCTTGGCAAAGTGCACGCGACGCCTGCGGTCAGGCGAGCCAGGCCCTCACCGGCCAGCGCGACGCCATCGCCCGCGATGAGGAACGATTGGACGAGGAGCTGGCCGAATTCGCCAGCCTGTTACCGGCCGCCCTGCTCAGCCGTTGGCGCGAGGCACCCGCCGAAACCTTCATGCAGCTCGACGGCCAGGTCGAGGCCCGGCGCCAGCAGATCGACCAACAATCAGAGGTCGCTGAGGAGCAGCAACAGCGCCAGAGCGCACTGGAACGTGAGCAGCTTCAGCAACAGAATCGTCTCGATCAGCAAAAGGCCTGCGCCGCCCGCCTCAGTGACCTCGAAGCCCGAGAGTTGGCCTGTCGTCAGAGCCTGCGCGACAGCCTGGGCGAGCAAGCCAGCGCCGCGGCCTGGCAGCAGCAACTGGAGAACACGATCCAGACTGCTCGCCAGCACCAGGCCGACATTGACCGGCAACTCAACGAAGCGCGCGTCGAGCTGACCCGGCTTGCCAGCGAGCAGCAGAACTGCGCCGAGCGCCGCGACGAACTGCTGGCCGAACGCAAAACACTCGACGAAGAACTTGCCGCGTGGCGCGCTGCGCATCCCGATCTGGACGATGCGACCCTCACCCAGTTGCTGCAACTGGACGACTCATTGCTCGCCGAAGCCCGCGAACGTCTGCGCGCCAACACCGAACTGCTCGCCCGCAGCCGTGAACGGCTGGACGGCTGCACGCAGAGGCTGGCCGCGCATCAGGCCGGGCAGCCCGTTGCGCCGGACGGCGAAACCCTGAAGCGCCAGTACGCGGAGCAGGAAATCAACTGCAATGCCGCCGAGCAACGCAGCGCCGAAACCCGCGCCGCGCTGCTCGACGATGACCGCCGACGCAACCAGAGCCAGGCACTGCTTCAACAGATCGCCGAGGCCACCAGCGAAAGCCAGCGCTGGGGCCGTATCGCCGCGCTGATCGGCTCCAGCGATGGCGGTGCCTTCCGCAAGATCGCCCAGGCCTACAACCTCGACCTCCTGGTGCAGCACGCCAATGTGCAATTGCGACAGCTGGCTCGTCGTTATCGGCTCAAGCGCGGCGGCAGCCCGCTGGGGTTACTGGTGATGGACACGGAGATGGGCGACGAGCTGCGCTCGGTGCATTCGCTGTCGGGTGGAGAGACCTTCCTCGTCTCGCTGGCCCTGGCGCTGGGACTGGCCTCGATGGCGTCGAGCAAGCTCAAGATCGAGTCGCTGTTCATCGACGAAGGCTTCGGCAGCCTCGACCCGGAATCCCTGCAGATCGCCATGGACGCCTTGGATTCGCTACAGGCTCAGGGCCGCAAGGTGGCGGTGATCTCACACGTGGCGGAGATGCATGAACGCATCCCGGTGCAGATTCAGGTGCAGCGACAAGGCAATGGTCAGAGCGGGTTGAGGATCGTCAGCGGAGCGGGCGTCTAG
- a CDS encoding cytochrome biogenesis protein ResB: MRLFSLLLLSCLVPFVHASEEAMERFQHVMGDAARRQQAYAAGQERALFCGYCHGENGNSKRPHIPNLASQNPIYLFHSFEKFAKGERVDFVMSKLAKSLSLEDRVNIAVYFSQQKVEPTAAASDAALVQRGGALFQRTCTACHGSHAQGKETMPRLAGQPDEYIRKALGRFRSNDPSRAGSVMIGIAGQLSESDIEALAAYLTQLQLSEQQEQQAAAQLLGSNTR; this comes from the coding sequence ATGCGTTTATTCAGCCTCCTTCTGCTCAGTTGCCTTGTTCCTTTCGTCCATGCCAGCGAAGAGGCGATGGAACGCTTTCAGCACGTAATGGGCGATGCGGCCCGGCGCCAGCAGGCGTATGCGGCCGGCCAAGAACGCGCGCTCTTCTGCGGTTACTGCCATGGCGAAAACGGCAACAGCAAGCGCCCGCATATTCCCAATCTGGCTTCGCAGAACCCGATCTATCTGTTCCATTCCTTCGAAAAGTTCGCCAAGGGCGAGCGCGTCGATTTTGTGATGTCGAAACTGGCGAAAAGCTTGTCGCTCGAGGATCGCGTCAACATAGCCGTCTACTTCAGTCAGCAGAAGGTCGAGCCTACTGCCGCTGCGTCGGATGCGGCGCTGGTCCAGCGTGGTGGAGCGTTGTTTCAGCGCACCTGTACCGCCTGTCACGGCAGCCATGCGCAGGGCAAGGAGACCATGCCGCGGTTGGCCGGCCAGCCTGATGAATACATCCGCAAGGCGCTGGGCCGTTTCCGCAGTAATGACCCGAGCCGAGCCGGTTCAGTGATGATCGGCATCGCTGGCCAGCTGTCCGAGTCCGACATAGAGGCCCTGGCCGCCTATCTGACGCAGCTGCAGCTGAGTGAACAGCAAGAGCAGCAGGCCGCCGCGCAACTGCTCGGATCAAATACGCGCTGA
- a CDS encoding WYL domain-containing protein, with the protein MKRKQSISQVRWDLALRYRLIETIAWWEGRLTTGHLMQSFGISRQQASKDINTYLNEHAPENLTYDRHLKGYKPSPQFEPLFIDGSASAYLHLLDQNRDRAPHIEGLALAYAHTEVLHMPDRSIRPEVLRPILKACREGLRLETEYVSLAHPDVEIRVMAPHTLVFTGTRWHVRAYCEKNRGFRDFVLSRFRGEPDLMDESENRLEQDEAWNTPVDVVIEPDVRLSAEQKSIIETDYGMQDGELRIATRGALVQYVLQRYQIDPNTVQANAAAQQIQVRNLQGLKVWLYT; encoded by the coding sequence ATGAAACGCAAGCAATCGATCAGTCAGGTTCGCTGGGATCTGGCACTGCGGTACCGCCTGATCGAGACGATTGCGTGGTGGGAAGGCCGCCTGACCACAGGTCACCTGATGCAAAGTTTTGGCATCAGCCGGCAGCAAGCGTCGAAGGACATCAACACCTATCTGAACGAACATGCGCCGGAAAATCTTACATATGACCGCCATCTGAAAGGCTATAAGCCGAGCCCGCAGTTCGAGCCGCTGTTCATCGATGGCAGCGCCAGCGCATACCTGCACCTGCTGGATCAGAATCGCGACCGCGCCCCGCATATCGAAGGCCTGGCGCTGGCTTACGCCCACACCGAAGTGCTGCACATGCCTGACCGCAGCATCCGGCCCGAGGTGCTGCGACCGATTCTCAAGGCCTGCCGCGAAGGGCTGCGCCTGGAAACCGAATACGTCTCCCTCGCCCACCCGGATGTCGAAATCCGCGTGATGGCACCGCACACCCTGGTGTTCACTGGCACCCGCTGGCATGTGCGCGCCTATTGCGAGAAGAACCGTGGCTTTCGCGACTTCGTCCTCAGCCGCTTCCGTGGTGAACCGGACCTGATGGATGAAAGCGAGAACAGGCTCGAGCAGGACGAAGCCTGGAACACACCGGTAGATGTGGTCATCGAGCCGGATGTGCGACTCAGTGCGGAGCAGAAATCGATCATCGAAACCGATTACGGCATGCAGGACGGTGAACTGCGCATCGCCACCCGCGGGGCGTTGGTGCAGTACGTATTGCAGCGCTATCAGATCGACCCCAACACCGTGCAGGCGAACGCTGCGGCGCAGCAGATTCAAGTGAGGAATCTGCAGGGGCTGAAGGTGTGGTTGTACACATGA
- a CDS encoding ATP-binding protein, which yields MKSIQRSLSIGLISVLLLVGLLLVQSSLWLFESGLRRNLATDLREETEGLLMAVVQGPEGFVLDSSRLNPRYQRAFSGHYFRIDLPARSWRSRSLWDADPTWPAGNGMAEDLLDGPQDQRLLAYRATYRRDGQTITINVAQDYTPILNSFTQVRLSGLGLVGLALLVLLLLQRYAVKLAMRPLERARQQIAQLQQGQRQQLDVQAPIELQPLVEQINHLLAHTDDTLKRSRHALGNLGHALKTPLAVLGSLVRREEMAAHPELQASLAEQLEQIQQRVTRELGRARLAGDVLPGSYFDCAAELAPLFETLRMIHRRDLDLHWNSHEGCRLPWDREDMLELLGNLLDNACKFARSQVRLTIAPISDGYLISVDDDGPGIPTERREAVLERGIRLDEHAEGHGLGLGIVRDILVAWRGELSMEQSELGGLCVRVRLPMQRKGQIQRSGS from the coding sequence TTGAAGTCGATCCAGCGCAGTCTCAGTATCGGACTGATCTCGGTGCTGCTGCTGGTCGGACTGTTGCTGGTCCAGAGCAGTCTCTGGCTGTTCGAGTCGGGCCTGCGGCGCAACCTGGCCACCGATCTACGGGAAGAGACCGAAGGCCTGCTGATGGCCGTGGTTCAGGGCCCGGAGGGGTTTGTGCTGGATTCGAGCCGGCTCAACCCTCGTTATCAACGCGCATTTTCCGGCCACTATTTCCGCATCGACCTGCCGGCGCGCAGCTGGCGCTCACGCTCACTGTGGGACGCGGATCCGACCTGGCCGGCTGGCAATGGCATGGCCGAGGATCTGTTGGATGGCCCGCAGGATCAGCGGCTGTTGGCTTATCGAGCCACCTACCGGCGCGACGGGCAAACCATCACCATCAACGTGGCGCAAGATTACACGCCCATCCTCAATAGCTTTACCCAGGTCAGGCTCAGTGGCTTGGGACTGGTCGGCCTGGCGCTGCTGGTGTTGCTGTTGCTGCAACGCTACGCCGTCAAGCTCGCCATGCGGCCGCTGGAGCGAGCGCGCCAGCAGATTGCGCAGCTGCAGCAGGGGCAACGTCAGCAATTGGACGTTCAGGCACCTATCGAACTGCAGCCGCTCGTGGAGCAGATCAATCATCTGCTGGCGCACACCGACGACACCCTGAAACGCTCACGCCATGCGCTGGGCAATCTGGGCCACGCATTGAAGACGCCCCTGGCCGTGCTCGGCAGCCTGGTTCGACGTGAGGAAATGGCAGCGCATCCGGAGCTGCAGGCCAGCCTTGCGGAACAGCTCGAGCAGATTCAACAACGGGTCACGCGGGAACTGGGCCGCGCACGCCTGGCTGGCGACGTGCTGCCCGGCAGCTATTTCGATTGCGCCGCAGAACTCGCCCCGCTGTTCGAAACGTTGCGGATGATCCACCGTCGGGATCTCGATCTGCATTGGAATAGCCATGAAGGATGCCGCTTGCCTTGGGACCGTGAAGACATGCTGGAGCTGCTCGGCAACCTGCTGGACAACGCCTGCAAATTTGCCCGGTCGCAGGTGCGGCTGACGATCGCCCCGATCAGCGACGGCTATCTCATCTCAGTCGATGACGATGGGCCGGGCATCCCGACGGAACGTCGCGAAGCAGTGCTGGAGCGCGGCATCCGCCTCGATGAACATGCCGAAGGGCATGGGCTGGGGCTTGGTATCGTGCGCGATATTCTGGTTGCTTGGCGGGGTGAGCTGTCAATGGAGCAGAGCGAGCTAGGAGGGCTCTGCGTACGCGTCCGCCTTCCGATGCAACGCAAAGGGCAGATACAGCGGAGCGGGTCGTAG
- the cynS gene encoding cyanase: protein MISCRSQVTQMIVSAKVRKHLKWTQVAESIGMSKEWTTAGCLGQMAFDKTQAETLGKLFELPDEAVAWLQIVPYKGSLPTSVPTDPLIYRWYELVNVYGSTIKELIHEEFGDGIMSAIDFSMDIQRQPDPKGDRVNVVLSGKFLPYKSY from the coding sequence ATGATTTCCTGCCGTAGCCAAGTGACCCAGATGATCGTTTCTGCCAAGGTCCGCAAGCACCTCAAATGGACCCAGGTCGCAGAATCCATAGGCATGTCCAAGGAATGGACCACCGCCGGTTGCCTGGGGCAGATGGCCTTCGACAAGACTCAGGCAGAAACCCTGGGCAAGCTGTTCGAGCTGCCAGACGAAGCCGTCGCCTGGCTACAGATCGTGCCCTATAAAGGGTCACTGCCCACCTCCGTGCCCACCGATCCGCTCATTTATCGCTGGTATGAGCTGGTCAACGTCTACGGCAGCACCATTAAGGAATTGATCCACGAAGAATTCGGCGACGGCATCATGAGCGCCATCGATTTCTCCATGGACATCCAACGCCAGCCGGATCCCAAGGGCGACCGGGTCAACGTCGTCCTGTCGGGCAAGTTCTTGCCGTACAAGAGTTACTGA